A stretch of DNA from Catenulispora acidiphila DSM 44928:
TCGCGAACAGCAGCTCGACGACGGCCACGCCGAGCAGCCCGCCCCCGATGATCGGGCCCGGGCCGACCCGCTGATAAAGGACGCCGACCGCCTGCATGGTCAGCAACACGCCGAAGGCCTCGGTGAAGGTCGCGCTGCCGGAGGCGAAGGCGTCGCGCCCCTGCGCCTGCTGGAGGAACAGCGGGATCAGGAACATGGTGCCCATGGTGGGAATGAGTCCGACGAGGCCGACCAGGCAGGCCTTGCGGAAGAGCCGGTCTGCGAACAATCGCAGCCGCAGCGCGGGCTGGTCCGTGCGCAACTGGTGGCGTATGGCCAGGCCGAGCAACGCCGCACCGCCCATCAGCGCACTGATAACGGCCGGTGTGGCCCACCCGTGGTCCGGGCCGGCGCAGACCCCGTACATCAGGGAGCCCATCGCGGCAGCGCTGAGCAGCAGGCCGGCCAGATCCAGCCGGGCGGCGCGGTGCTCGCGGTGCTCTCCGAGGAAGAGCAGCCCGAACACCACGGCCGCCAGACCGACCGGTACGTTTGCGTAGAAGACCCAGCGCCAGCTGAAGGCCACCACCAGTGAGCCGCCGAGCAACGGCGCGATGGCCGGAGCCAGTTGTTGGGGGATGATCGTGATCCGGGACAGTCGTATCTGTTCGTGCTGCGTGAAAGTCCTGAATATCAGCGCTTGCGAGACGGGCATCAACGCCCCGGCGGCCAGGCCCTGCAGGGCGCGGAAGACGATCAGCTGCTGAAGGTTCTCAGCAGCCCCGCACAGCCCGGAGGCCAGGGTGAACAGGGCCAGGCCGAGCAGCAGCACGCGGCGGCCGTCGTGGCGTTCGAGCAGCCAGGCGGAGGTGGGGATGACCATGCCCAGGCAGATGGGATAGATCACGACGACGCCGTCCAGGCCGGCGGGGGACAGGTGGAACTGACGCGCCAGCGACGGCAGCGCCACCGTGGTGATCGAGCCGTCGACGATCACCATGAAGATGGTGAAGACGGACATGATCGGAATGACGACGCGCTGGTTGCGTAGGGGATTCGGCGTACCGCGGGACAGGACGTCGTGGACGGACATACTTGCTGAGTATACTCACTATGAGTGGACTCAGGATAAATGAGAGGCGGAGCGGCAATGGCACGGCAGCATCACGGAAGCAGCGATGTCCTGGTGGACGAGCTCTTCGACACCACAGTGGTGTTGCGCTACTTCGTGGAGAGCAGGCTGCGTCCGATGGGTTCCTCGGTAGCCCGCCTTCGCGCGCTGCGCATGCTCGCCCGCGAAGCCACGCCGCTCCGCATGCGCGACCTGAGCGAGATGCTCGGCATCGCGGCGCGCACGACCACGACCATCGTCGACAGCCTGGAACACGACGGCCTGGTGGAGCGCGTACGGCACCTCGAGGACCGCCGAGCATTCCTGATCACCCTGACCGACGCCGGCCGCGCGCACTTTGAAAAGGCGGAGGCCGTGGACACCCAAGCCCTCGCCGACGCCACCGGCATGCTCAGCAGTCAGGAGCGGGAGCAGCTGCGAGCGTTGCTGGAGAAGGTTCGCGAGGCGGTCCGACAGGAATAGGCCCAGGTTTTCGCGCCTGCTCGTGCACCGCTCCGCCCGGGACGCGACCGGCGGAGGAAAGTCATGCCGACCTGGTCAGGCGGGGTCCGGTTCGACGAAGAACCAGTGCTCGACGAGTCGGCCGTCGAGGACTCGGACCATGTCCATGCCGCGTGTCTCGGCGCCGTCGGAGCCCGGGGCGCCATGGACCCGGTAGAGGTTGGCGACCCATTCGCCGTTCTCGACGGTTCGCTCGGTGACGACCTCCAGGCCGGCTGCCATGAGATGCGCCCATTTCTGCCGCCAGTCGGTGTGGCTGACGGTCTGCCCCTGGTCGCGCGACTGCGGGGCGATCAACGCGAGGGCGGCGTCCATGTCGCCTTCGGCGCGGGCCCTGATGATCGCCCGCACGACGTCGCCCGGTCCCATCGTTGTAGCCATTCGATGTCCCCTCCCTTGAAACGGGGAGCTGTCCCCGCTTTCTGGTGTGAGATGCTACGGGGACTGCTCCCCGTTTAGCAAGGAGGCTCGGCATGCCGCCGTCGCCGCGTCGCGCTGACGCCGCACGCAACCGCCAGCGCCTGCTCACGGCCGCCGACACCGTGTTGAACGGCCATGGCGCGGGCGCGTCGCTCGATGAGATCGCCAGGGTCGCGGGAGTCGGCAATGCCACCCTCTACCGGCACTTCCCGACCCGCGGGCGGTTGATCGAGGCCGTCTACGAACAGCGGATCACAGAGCTGTGCGACAAGGCACGGGAGCTCACGGTGGCGCCGGACCCCGGTACGGCGCTGACGGCGTGGCTGCGCGCAGTCGCGGCACACGTCGCCACCAGCCGCCTGCTCAGGGAGGCGTTCCTCGCCGACCACCCGGGCCCCGCCGGCGTCGAGCCACCGCAGGCGGCGGCGTGGCACGAGGCGCTCTTCGACGCCGCCGCGCCGCTCCTGGCTCGCGCCCAGGACGCGGAGGCCGTACGGCCCGACATCGACATCGCGGAGTTGCTCATGTTCCTGACCGCCGCCACTCAAGCTGCCCCTCAGCGTGCCGACCGCGCCCTGGAAGTGCTCATGGAGGGCGTCCTCCCACGACCTGTCCTGCCCCGCCCCGGCGCGGGGACCAGCGGTTAGCGGCCGGTCGGCGAAATCCATGGCCGCGCGGCGGGAGCACGAGTAGGCGGCGAACACGCCGATTCGGCAACGCGCCGATCTGGCAGCCGCAGATCCCCATGACCACCGTGTCGGATGAATCCCCGGGTCAGACGTCGTATTCGCCACAGCTCGCCGCTGCCGGGACCGCGACACACGCCGGCACCGGCTGCGGTACGCGCTCCGCCGCGGTGGCCGTGCCGCGCGCGGCTAGGCGGCCGAGCAGCCACAGGGCGACCAGCCCGGTCCCGGCGATGGAGACCACGGCGCCGACTGCCATTCCCCAGCGCACGCCGGCGTGCTGGCAGATCCAGCCGGTCACCGGACCGCCGATCGGCGTGCCGCCCATCGCGACCACTGTGTAGACGGCCATCACCCGGCCGCGAACCGCCTCGTGGACCTCGGACTGCACGTAGCCGCTCACCGCGGTGTTGAGCATCATCAGTCCGAAGCCGGCTGGTACGAGCAGCGCCAGGAACACGACGTAGGCCGGAGCCAGTGCGGCAGCCGTCTCGGCGGCTCCGAACAACACCGCTCCGACCACAACCTTGCTCACTCGCGGCGCCGCCTTTCGCGCCGCCAAGAGCGTTCCGGCGATCGTGCCGACCCCGAGGGCGGTGGACATGAAGCCGAGCCCGCGCGAGCCGACGCTGTAGACCTGGCCGGCGAACAACGTCAGCGTGATCGGGAAGTTCACCCCGAACGTCATCACCAACCCGAAGACGGCCAGGACCGCCAGAAGCCTCGGTCGGCCCGCCACATAGCGCAAGCCCGCTGTGCCGGCGCCCTTCCACGGCGTTGATCCCCGCACCATCGTTCTCGGGCTCGGCCGGATCACCGCCAATCCGGCTATCACCAAGGCGAAGGACGCCGTGTTGATCACGAACACCCAGCCGGTGCCCACGGCGGCGATCAGCAGCCCGGCGACGGCCGGGCCGATCAGGCGTGCCATGGTGAGCGAGAGGATGTTCAATCCGGCGGCGTTCGGTATCAGCGCACTGCCGACCAGCTCGGTGACGAACGACAACCGTGCCGGGTTCTCCACGGTGAACACACAGCCCAGCCAGAAGGACAAGAAGTAGATCAGCCACAGGGGCGCGTGGCCGGTGAGGACGGCGACGCTGAGGATCGCCGCCTGGACCGCGTAGAGCGTCTGCGCGGTGAGCAGCAGGACGCGTCGGTCGTAGCGGTCGGAGAGGACACCACCCCACAGGCCGAACAGCAGCACTGGCGCGAACTGCAGTCCGGTGGTCCAGCCGACCGCGGTTCCGCTGTGGGTACGGGTCAGCACGAACCAGTCCAGGGCGACCCCTTGCATCGCCGTGCCGATGTTGGAGATCAGGCCGCTCGACAGGTAGATGCGGTAGTCGCGGACGGCCAGTGCCGCGAATGCCTTGTGGCTCGACGGAAGCGGTGCGGGCAGGTATCCGTCAGGTGTGTGCGGACTGGTCGCGGCGGGCGTGTGGGTCATGCCGGTCGTCCTCGCTGGGGAACTCGTAGGGCAGCCGGCGCTGAGTCAGACCTGCAAGCGGCCGCCGGACAGCACATCGGCCCATCGACAGCTCCCCGGCCAGGCGGAACGGGCTCTCGTCAGCTCAGCGGCGTTCGTGCGGGATCTTCTCGCCGGTCTCGACGGCGACCTGGAGCCGGTTCTCTGCCGGCGGCAGCGGGCAGGTCGCCAGGTCGGTGTAGGCGCAGGGCAGGTTCACCGCGCGGTTGAAGTCCAACCACACTGTTCCGTCGGCGGCCGGCGGATCGATCTGCAGCGATCGGTTGGCCGCGTAGGTGCTCACGCCGGAGGTGGCGTCGGTGAACAGCGCCAGGAGGCTGCCTGGGGCGTGCCCCTCGAAGACGGTCAGGCTCAGGCTGTGTCCGGCGAGGTCGAACTCGACGCGGCCCGGCGCGTCGTAGACGTGCTGGAGGCCTTCGACGGCGGCGCCGACGGTGGTGGGACGAGGGTGGTCGAAAGCCACGTAGCGACCGGTGACCGCCCACCGCGAGTCCGGCTCGTAAGCCGGGGTCCCGTTGTAGGCCAGGCGAAGCGGGTTCTCGGGGTGGCGGGGGCGCACGATGTCGTGGCCGCCGCGCTTGGCGACCTCGATGACTGCGTCTCCGGAGACGGGGAAGAGGCTGGCTCGCTCGCCGATGACCCCGAAGCTGTACTCGCCGTGCACAGCCGCTCCGTCGACGATCAGTTCCTCGCCCTCGGCCAGGACGACCCGGACGCCGTCGGGGCCGGTGGACCACGCGCCGGGGGCGTCGGGGAAACGTTGGGGCTCCTCGTGCAGCCAGTGCAGGCTGGTGACCGCGAGGAAGCCGTGCGGGTCGGCCAGCCGGTCTTCGTGGCCGCTGTGCCACTCCCGCCAGGTCTGAGCGAAGGCGTCCACGTCTGCTGCCACGTCCTGGACGGTCATGTTCGGTGTCCCTTCAGAGGACCCACTCGAATGTCTATTGAATGACTCGAGTTTGTGGGTGCTTTCATCATGACGGGACGGACGCCGGGACTGCCATCGCCGTCTCATGCTCTGGACGCCGCAGGTCCAATTCGCGGCCTGAGGGGGTCGCGCACCTCGGCGTGAGATGTTCTACCATTTCGATAAGTTCCATATGGATTACAGGTCGAGCAGGCCGGGAAGGAGACGGACGTGGACCGCGACTCCGGTACGTACTCCCGCCGTCATATCGACCTCCGGCGCAGCGCCAGCGCCCTGTGTCCCGGTCGCTGAGTCCACGCCGCTGACCAGGTGCTGAGCACCTGAACCGGGAAGCCTGGCTGTCCGCCGTTCCCCGACGCGGCGCGCCCGCGCCCGCACTCGCGTCCGCACCATGATCTGCGAAAGCCCATGGCACACAGCCGCATCGCGTCGGTGGGCCGGGCGCGGGTC
This window harbors:
- a CDS encoding MFS transporter, producing the protein MTHTPAATSPHTPDGYLPAPLPSSHKAFAALAVRDYRIYLSSGLISNIGTAMQGVALDWFVLTRTHSGTAVGWTTGLQFAPVLLFGLWGGVLSDRYDRRVLLLTAQTLYAVQAAILSVAVLTGHAPLWLIYFLSFWLGCVFTVENPARLSFVTELVGSALIPNAAGLNILSLTMARLIGPAVAGLLIAAVGTGWVFVINTASFALVIAGLAVIRPSPRTMVRGSTPWKGAGTAGLRYVAGRPRLLAVLAVFGLVMTFGVNFPITLTLFAGQVYSVGSRGLGFMSTALGVGTIAGTLLAARKAAPRVSKVVVGAVLFGAAETAAALAPAYVVFLALLVPAGFGLMMLNTAVSGYVQSEVHEAVRGRVMAVYTVVAMGGTPIGGPVTGWICQHAGVRWGMAVGAVVSIAGTGLVALWLLGRLAARGTATAAERVPQPVPACVAVPAAASCGEYDV
- a CDS encoding putative leader peptide, with the translated sequence MDRDSGTYSRRHIDLRRSASALCPGR
- a CDS encoding DHA2 family efflux MFS transporter permease subunit; translated protein: MSVHDVLSRGTPNPLRNQRVVIPIMSVFTIFMVIVDGSITTVALPSLARQFHLSPAGLDGVVVIYPICLGMVIPTSAWLLERHDGRRVLLLGLALFTLASGLCGAAENLQQLIVFRALQGLAAGALMPVSQALIFRTFTQHEQIRLSRITIIPQQLAPAIAPLLGGSLVVAFSWRWVFYANVPVGLAAVVFGLLFLGEHREHRAARLDLAGLLLSAAAMGSLMYGVCAGPDHGWATPAVISALMGGAALLGLAIRHQLRTDQPALRLRLFADRLFRKACLVGLVGLIPTMGTMFLIPLFLQQAQGRDAFASGSATFTEAFGVLLTMQAVGVLYQRVGPGPIIGGGLLGVAVVELLFATCDADTGLWTLRLYMFLLGVMMGAFFIPVTLASLTTLDRADSAQAATLGTVVRQFGMALAPTVVTTVLVLDSGHGGHADISTPVAGYQKAFLVLAAIALFTGLYAFSLGRQRRMPEAESTGTANVHAAGAAQGVRQALTARTPE
- a CDS encoding nuclear transport factor 2 family protein — protein: MATTMGPGDVVRAIIRARAEGDMDAALALIAPQSRDQGQTVSHTDWRQKWAHLMAAGLEVVTERTVENGEWVANLYRVHGAPGSDGAETRGMDMVRVLDGRLVEHWFFVEPDPA
- a CDS encoding TetR/AcrR family transcriptional regulator is translated as MPPSPRRADAARNRQRLLTAADTVLNGHGAGASLDEIARVAGVGNATLYRHFPTRGRLIEAVYEQRITELCDKARELTVAPDPGTALTAWLRAVAAHVATSRLLREAFLADHPGPAGVEPPQAAAWHEALFDAAAPLLARAQDAEAVRPDIDIAELLMFLTAATQAAPQRADRALEVLMEGVLPRPVLPRPGAGTSG
- a CDS encoding MarR family winged helix-turn-helix transcriptional regulator, which translates into the protein MARQHHGSSDVLVDELFDTTVVLRYFVESRLRPMGSSVARLRALRMLAREATPLRMRDLSEMLGIAARTTTTIVDSLEHDGLVERVRHLEDRRAFLITLTDAGRAHFEKAEAVDTQALADATGMLSSQEREQLRALLEKVREAVRQE
- a CDS encoding DUF1684 domain-containing protein; amino-acid sequence: MTVQDVAADVDAFAQTWREWHSGHEDRLADPHGFLAVTSLHWLHEEPQRFPDAPGAWSTGPDGVRVVLAEGEELIVDGAAVHGEYSFGVIGERASLFPVSGDAVIEVAKRGGHDIVRPRHPENPLRLAYNGTPAYEPDSRWAVTGRYVAFDHPRPTTVGAAVEGLQHVYDAPGRVEFDLAGHSLSLTVFEGHAPGSLLALFTDATSGVSTYAANRSLQIDPPAADGTVWLDFNRAVNLPCAYTDLATCPLPPAENRLQVAVETGEKIPHERR